One window from the genome of Bacillus tianshenii encodes:
- a CDS encoding ribbon-helix-helix domain-containing protein, whose translation MEKQTVVLRFPKTLLNRVDKYKEEKGFGTRTQAVFHLIQVALEQSDNRDGK comes from the coding sequence ATGGAGAAGCAAACAGTTGTCCTAAGATTCCCTAAAACACTTTTGAACAGAGTAGACAAATACAAAGAAGAGAAGGGTTTTGGAACTCGTACACAGGCTGTCTTTCATTTAATACAAGTAGCACTCGAACAGTCGGACAACCGAGATGGCAAGTAA